A stretch of DNA from Acidimicrobiales bacterium:
TCCCGCAGGAGCTCAACCGTCCGCTCCGACACCAGGGGCGACCCCGGCACGGCGTAGACGACCTCGCCGTGTGCGGTCGCCGCCTCGACCAGCTCCTCCACGATGCCGGCGTACACGTCCTCGAACGAAGCGGTCAGGTCGTACAGATCATCGAACGAGCGGAAGTCGTGCACCGCGACCGCAGCCGGGTGGCGCGCCGTTCGGAGATAACAATGGCGGGCCCGCTCGATGGCCGTGCGGGTCGCCGCGGTGATGAGCTCGGGCCCGGCCGGGCCCAGCCCGACCACCACCACCCGAGGCGTCACCGCGAGGTCGAGCCGGTGGCGGACGGCGGAGTGCCCGCCCCGCCCACCGAGGTGCTGCCGTTGGCGGGGACGAAGTTGAGCGTCGACGACGGCGGCGACGACGGCGGCACGATCCCGGTCTGGTTGCCGCGGATCTCATAGGTGCCGTAGCGAGGATTGATGCTCACGCTGGCACGGGATTCGTCGCGCTGCAGGGTGTTGGTCAGCGCCGTCTGGGCGTTGGCCAGGAGCGCCGCCCGGATCTGAGGCTGCGCCTGAGTCAGGGACAGGGGCTGGCGGCTCGTCACCTCGATGAGGTGCCAGCCGAACTGGGTCTGGACGGGCTGGCTCAGCTGCCCGGTGGGTAGGGCGTCGACGGCCTGCTCGAACCCGGTCACGAAGCGTCCGGTGGGTCCGCACCCCAGCTGCCCACCGCTGGCCGCGCTGGCCTGATCCTGCGACTGGGTCTGGGCGACTTGGGCGAACGGCGCCCCGGCCACGATCTGGGCCCGCAGGGCAGCCGCATCGGCCTGGGTCGAGACCAGGATCTCGCTGACGCACTGCTGGACGAAGCCCTGCTGGTGCGTGGCGTAGTACTGGGCCATGGCCGCCGGGCTGATGTCGACGTGGGCCAGCCGCGCCTCGAGGGCTGTCACCTCGGCCGAGTGTCGGATCAGGCTGTTCTGGTAGGACGCCGGCAGGCCACCGAGGATGCTGGTCCCGCCCAGGGCGCTCGCCGTGTCGGCCCGGGCCAGGCTGAGGTCCTGGGCGCTGATCGTGATCCCGCGGCGCACGGCCTCCTGGTGGACGAGCTGGAAGACGATCTGGCGATTGAGGACCTGGGCCACGAACGTGCTGTCGAAGCTGTCCTGGCCCGCGCCGGTGACCTGGCTCTGGCTCTGGATCTGGCTGAGGTAGGCGGGGTCGCTCCGTATCGCCACCAGCTCGGCGTTGATGTCCCCCTGGCTGATGGTGGCGCCGTTCACCTTGGCCGCATAAGGGGCGGTGGCGTTGCAACCGGCGCCGGCGAGGGCGAGCACGCCGACTGCGAGGACGAAGACCTTGCGCACGGTCTCGGGATGCTATCGGCTACCCGCCACCTGTTGATCAGCGGGCGGCCCGTCACCGGCGCCGCCCTCGCTGCCGTGCGGAACGAGCTCGCCCAGCAGCTCGACCAGCGCTCCCGGCACGTCGACCCCGTTGGGAAGCGGCACCACTACCTGCTCCAGGTCCTCCTTGTAGACCGACCCGGGGTGGCGGCGCCGGAGACCCACCTGGGTGCTGGCCTTGAGCGAGACCGGGGAGAGGCGGGCAACCGCCTGCCCTCCGCTGAGGCCGCCCCGGCGCGCCGGCGTCACCGTGATCTCGCGCACACCCGACCGGACGCATTCGGCCCGCAGCCGGCCCACGGCCAGCAGGGCCTCGGCCGGTGGCGGCAGCGGCCCGTAGCGGTCGAGCCACTCTGTGCGTATGTCCTCCACTTCGGTGGGCGTGGTGACCGCTGCGAGCCGGCGGTAGGCCTCGAGGCGCAGGTCCTCACGGGCGACGTAGTCGCTCGTGAGGTGGGCGTCCACGGCCAGATCGAGCTTGATCTGGGCGGGCTCGCGCCGGACCTCGCCCTTCAGGTCGGACACCGCCTCGCTGACCATCTGCACGTAGAGGTCGTAGCCGACGGCGGCGATGTGGCCCGACTGGTCCGACCCGAGGAGGTTGCCCGCGCCGCGGATCTCCAGGTCCCGCATGGCGATCTTGAAGCCCGATCCCAGCTCGGTGTGCTCGCCGATGGTGCGCAGGCGCTCGTAGGCCTCCTCGGTGAGGGTCCGCTCGGGAGGAAAGAAGAGGTAGGCGTAGGCCCGCTGCCCGGCCCGGCCGACTCGGCCGCGGAGCTGGTGGAGCTGACCGAGTCCGAGGCGGTCAGCCCGGTCGACGACGAGCGTATTGACGGTCGGCATGTCGATGCCGGATTCGATGATCGTCGTGCACACCAGGACGTCGTAGCGACCCTCCCAGAAGTCCAGCACCACCTTCTCCAGACTGCCCTCGTCCATCTGGCCGTGGGCGACGGCGATGCGCGCCTCCGGTACGAGGCGGCGCAACCGGGTGGCGGTGGCCTCGATGTCGTGCACGAGGTTGTGCACGAAGAAGACCTGACCCTCGCGCAGCAGCTCACGCCGGATGGCCTCGCTCACGGCCCGCTCGTCGAGCTCGCCCACGTAGGTGAGGATCGGCAACCGCTCCACCGGGGGGGTGTTGATGAGACTGAGATCGCGAATGCCGGTGAGGCTCATCTCCAGGGTGCGGGGGATGGGCGTGGCCGTGAGCGTCAGCACGTCGATGCCCGTGCTGAGAGCCTTGATGGCCTCTTTGTGCGACACGCCGAATCGCTGCTCTTCGTCGACCACCAGCAGGCCGAGGTTCTTGAACTTGATGTCTGCGCTGAGGAGCCGGTGGGTGCCGATGACGAGATCGACCGATCCGTCGGCCAGCCCGTCGACCACCTGGCGGGCCTGGGCCGTGGTGAGGAAGCGCGACAGGACCTCGACCCGCACCGGGTAGGGAGCAAGGCGGTCGGAGAAGGTCTGGAAGTGCTGCTGGGCCAGCAGCGTCGTCGGCACCAGGACGGCGGCCTGCCTGCCCTCCTGCACGGCCTTGAAGACGGCGCGGATGGCGACCTCGGTCTTGCCGAAGCCCACGTCCCCACAAACCAGCCGGTCCATCGGAACCGGCTCCTCCATGTCGGCCTTCACGTCGACGATGGCTCGGGCCTGGTCCGGGGTCTCGGCGTACGGGAACGCCTCCTCCAGCTCCTGCTGCCAGGGCGAGTCGGGGCCGAAGTCGTGACCGGGCGCGGTGATCCTCGCCCGGTACAAGGCGACGAGCTCCTCGGCGATCTCGCGGACCGAGGCCCGCACCCGGGCCTTGGTGCGCTGCCACTCGGAGCCGCCGAGGCGGTGCAGGGTCGGCGTCTCCCCACCGGTGTAGGGCGTGATGGCGTCGATCTGATCCGACGGCACGTAGAGCTTGTCGCCACCGCGGTACTCGAGGAGGAGGTAGTCGCGCTCACCACCGCCGATGGCGCGGCGCACCATCCCCGCGTAGCGGGCCACGCCGTGCTGGTGGTGGACCACGTAGGCGCCGGGCGCGAGGTCGTCGAAGAAGCCTTCCTGGGGCCGGGCCCGAGGGCGGGCCTGCCGGTGGGCGCGGCGTCTGCCGGTGACGTCGGCCTCGGCCAGCACCGCCACCTTGGCCGAGGGCAGGACGAACCCGCCGTCGAGGGGCTGGACGACGATCCGCACCCCGGGAGCGGCGAGGTCTGACGGACTCCCGTCCAGCATGGGCGCGGCCAAGCCCTCCTCGCCGAGGATCGATGCCACACGCCGTGCGCTTCCCTCGCCCTCCGCGCAGACCGTGACCGAGTACCCGTCACGGACGAGCCCACCGAGCTGCTTGGCCAGGCGGGAGGCGTCGGCCACCACGGGGTCCCAGCCGGTGGCGGCGATCCTCGGCGTCGCCGGTGCCTCGGGCGCCGAGGTGACCGACAGGACCGGCGCCGCGGTGTGGGCCAGCAGTCGCTCGAAGGGAAGATGCAGCCGGGGGAACGCTCCAGCGGCGCCGTCGCCTGGGGGCTCAGCGCTGTCGGTCGCCCCCCAAGTCTGGGCCAACGTGGCCGCCAGGGCCACCTCCTCCTCTATCAGCTCGGTCGCCCGGTCGCGCATCCGCCGGGGATCCACCAGCACGACCTGGCCCGAAGGCCCGATGAGGTCGCCGAGGAGATGCTCCTCGCCCGCCAGCCAGGGCAGCCATGACTCCATGCCGTCGAACACGAGGCCCTCGGCCAGGCGTTCCCACTGGTCTCTCCCCCAGGGCTGCTGGCCGACGAGAAGGCGGGCCCGGTCGCGAACCGCGGCGGTGGGGAGGAGCTCGCGACAGGCGAAGATCTCCACCCGCTCGAGATCCGCCATCGACCGCTGGTCGTTCACGTCGAATGCAGTGAGACGGTCGACCTCGTCCCCCCACAGGTCGATGCGCACCGGGTCGTCGGCGGTCGAGGGGAACACGTCCACGATGCCGCCTCTGACGGCCACCTCGCCGCGGTGCTCGACCTGGTACTCCCGGCGGTAGCCGGCGTGGGACAGGCGCTCGACCAGGTCGTCGGCGTCGAGGACGTCGCCGGCGGCGACCACGATCGGCTCGGCGTCCTCGACCCGGGCACCCAGCCGCTGGATGAGCGCCCGCACGGGGGCCACGATCAGGCGGGCGCCCGCAGCCGTGCCGTCGCCGGCGTGGCGCAACCGCCACATGGCCCGGAGCCGCCGGCCCATCGTCTCCACGCTGGGGCTGACCCGCTCGAAGGGCAGCGTCTCCCACGCCGGGAAGGTCTCGACCGCGTCGGGATCGGCGTAGGCCCGAAGGTCGAAGGCGAGTCGCTCGGCGACGGTGCCGGTGGGCACGGCCACCAGCACCGGGTGGCGCTCGCTCAGCTGCGCCAGGCCGGCCAGCGCGAACGCCCGCGCCGGCTCCGGAACGGCCACCACGGCACCGGGCGCGCCGAGCACGTCGACGAGCGCGTCCTCATGGCGGAGCAATCCAGGCAGCGAGCGCAGGCTCACCGGGTCAGGCTACCGGCGACGCCGTCGACGGCCGGCTGAGCTCAGGCCTCCTCGCGGCGACCGTTGAAGCGGCGCATCGCCGCCTCGGTGCCCTCACCGAGGATCATCTCGACGGCGTCGGCCGCTTCCTGCACGGCCACGTCCAGCTCGGCCCGCTCCGCCCGCCGGGGCGGGCCGAGGACGTGATCGACTCCTTCGCGGCGCCCGGCCGGCTTCCCGATCCCGATGCGCACCCGGGCGAAGCCGGCGTCGTGGAGGTGGGACTGGATCGACCTGAGCCCGTTGTGCCCCGCCGTGCCCCCGCCCAGCTTGACCCTGATCCGGCCGACCGGCAGGTCGAGCTCGTCGTGGACGACCACCAGCCGTCCTAGGTCGTGGACGCCGTACCGGCGAACGAGACCCGCCACCGCCACTCCCGACTCGTTGACGTAGGTCTGCGGGAAGGCCAGCGCCAGCCGCCGGTCGTCGACCCGGACCTCGGCGGTGAGCGACTGCGAGCCGCGGGTCAGCCGCAGGCGGCCGCCGTGGCGCTCGGCCAGGAGGGATACGACATCGGCGCCGAGGTTGTGGCGGGTGTGGCCGAACTCGGAGCCGGGATTGCCGAGCCCCACCGCCAGGAGGTCGGCGGGCGTACCGGTCCGGGGACGGAGCAGGGCCTAGCCCTCGCCGCCCTGCTCGCCCTCGGCCCTGCCTCCTTCACCGCCCGAGCCTGCAGCTTCCCCGGCAGCGGTGTCGGCCGCGGCTGCGCCCTCGCCCTCGACCGGCTCGGCACCCTCCTCGGCGACCCCCTCCTCGCCCTCGGGCACCAGGTCGGCCTCGCTCACCTGCGGCGCCTGACCCACCACCACGGGAGCCTCGGGATCCACCTCGGTCGTCACCCCGGTCGGGAGCCCGAGCTCGGCCACCCGGATCGTCTGGCCGATCGTCAGCCCGCTGATGTCGACCTCGACCACGTTGGGAATGCGGCCGGGGACGGCGTGGACGGCGATGTTGAACAGCTGGTGGTCCACGTGGCCGTCGTCGCGATGAACCAGGGTGGCCTCGCCCACCAGCACGATGGGCACCTCGGCCGTCACGACCTCGTCCCGGCGCACGATCTGGAAGTCGACGTGGGCCACCGTGCCCCGCACGGGGTGACGCTGCACCACCTTGGCCATGGTCAGGTGGGTCGAGCCGTCCACCTCGAGCGCCAGCAGGGCATTGAGCCCCGCGTCGGTGGTCAACGCGGTCCTCAGGTCCTTGGCATCGACGGCGACCGGCAGCGGGTCGACGCCGTGTCCGTAGACGACGGCAGGGACCATGCCGGCCGACCTGAGACGGCGGGACTCTGCCGAGCCGACGGGTCGGCCGGCTTCGGCGGCAATGGGGATCTCGGCCATGCGAACGCGCTCCTGCCCGGGAAAAAGGTGCACCGGGCAGCGGTGAGTCTAGGCCATGGACGGTCGCCGCAGCACCAGCTCCGTCCAGGCCCGGCTACGTCTGGTTCTCGCCCCCGAAGATCTCCGACACCGAGGTGTCCTCGAACACGGCGTCGATGGCGTCGGCGATGATCTTGGCCACCGAGAGGACCTCGATCTTGTCGATCCGGCGATCCTCGGCCAGGGGAAGGGTGTTGGTCACGATCACCCGGGCCAGCGGTGACGCCTTGAGCCGGTCGAGGGCGGGGTCCGACAGCACGCCGTGGGTCGCCATGGCCCATACCTCGGCCGCGCCGCGGTCGACGAGCAGCTCGGCGGCGGCGCACACCGTGCCCGCGGTGTCGATGATGTCGTCGATGAGCACGCAGCGGCGACCGGCCACCGGACCCACCACGTCCATCGCCTCGACCTCGTTGGCTGTCTCCTTGGCTCGCCGTTTGCGCACCATGGCCAGGTCGCCGTCGAGGCGCTGGGCGAACCGCTCCGCCACCTTCACCCGGCCGGCATCCGGCGCCACGATCACCATGCCGGCCGTACCCTCCCGTCGGAGGTAGTCGGCTAGCACCGGCATCGCCGTGAGATGGTCGACCGGCCCATCGAAGAACCCCTGGATCTGGCCGGAGTGCAGGTCGACGCTCACCACCCGGTCGACACCGGCGACCCGCAGCATGTCAGCGACCAGCTTCGCCGTGATCGGCTCCCGGCCCGACGCCTTGCGGTCCTGGCGGGAGTAGCCGTAGTAGGGGCACACCGCGGTGATGCGCTTCGCCGACGCCCGCTTGGCGGCGTCGATCATGATCAGCTGTTCGACGATCGAGTCGTTGACCGGGCCGCTGTGGGTCTGGATGATGAAGACGTCGGTCCCTCGCACCGACTCGCCGAAGCGACAGTGGATCTCGCCGTCGGCGAACTCCAGCAGGTTCGCCTCGCCCAGGTCCATCCCTAGATGCGCTGCGATCTCCTCGGCCAGCGCCAGGTGCGACCGACCGGCGTAGAGCTGCAGTCGCTTCCTCGGTACCAACTCCATCAGATCAGCCCCCGTCTTCGTCTTCCCCGCCCCGGAAGAATGGCCCGGTGAGTGTGCCCGGCGCCAGCCGACAGCCGGGCTCCAGCACAGCGTAGGGCCCCACGCGTGCGTCGGCTCCGACGTCGGCCTGTCGGGCCACGCTGTGCTCCACGACGGAACCCTCGCCGACACGACAATCCACCAGGCGCGTGTCGGGGCCGACGGATGCGCCGGTGGCGACGGCCGTCGACCCTTGCAGGATGGTGCCCGGGAACAGCGTGACGTCCGCGGCGAGCTCGACCGAGGCGTCGATGTAGGTGCGCTCGGGATCGTGCATGGTGACGCCCCGGCGCATCCAACGCTCGTTCGTACGGTCACGCAGCTCGGCCTCGGCCACGGCCAGCTGGGCCCGGTCGTTCACCCCGGCGGCTTCCATGGGGTCGGCCACGACGAGCGAGGAGATCTGGTAGCCGGCGTCGTGCAGCACTGCGACCGTGTCGGTCAGGTAGTACTCGCCGTTGGCGTTCTCAGGGCTCAGACGGCGCAGGGCGGGGGCAAGCACGCTGCGGCGGAAGCAGTAGACCGACGTGTTGACCTCGTCGACCGCCCGCTCCTCCTCGGTGGCGTCGCCTTCCTCCACCACGCGCGCGATCCGGCCGTCCTTGTCCCTCACCAGACGTCCGTAACCCGTGGGGTCCTCCAGGCGGGCCACCAGCAGGCTGGCCGCGGCGTCACTGGCCCGGTGGGTCCGGACGAGGGCGGCGAGGGTCGGGGGCCGGAGCAACGGTGCGTCACCCGGGAGGACGACCACGTCTCCGTCCTCCTGCTCGTCGTCCGGGTTGTCCGGAAAGCCCGTCAGACCCACCGCCGCGGCATCGCCCGTGCCCCGCTGCACATGCTGTTCCACGAACTCCAGGCTGAACGCGGGAGGTGCGCCCTCCTGTACCGCCTTGGTCACTCCCTCGGCGCCGTGGCCCACGACCACGACCACCCGCCGGATCGGGAGCTCGGCCAGGGCGTCGAGGACGCGGAGCACCATGGGTCGACCGCACAGGAGGTGGAGGGGCTTGGGTTGGGCGGACCGCATCCGCGTGCCCTCACCCGCCGCCAGCACCAGGGCCGACAAGGGCCGGGACCCCTTCGACGATCTCATCGGCTCACCTCCACGCGCCCCTCAAGACCGTATCGGTCACCTGCGCCCACTCCTGCAGGCTACGCCCGGCGTCTCGCGGGGAGGGGGACGTGCGGTCGCCGGCACTGTCATCGCCCCTGCGTAGCCTGGACCAGCAGTGGCACTCGGCGCGTACCCCGGCTCGTTCAATCCCCCGACCGTCGCCCACCTGGCCATCGCCGAGGCGGCGCGGCTGCATTGCGGGCTCGAGCGGGTCGACCTCGTGGTATCCCGGTCGCCGCTCGGCAAGGAGCCTCACGACCTTGCCCGGTTGGAGGACCGGCTCGCCGTGCTGGAGACGATCGCGGCGCACCGGCCGTGGCTCGGTGTCCGGGTGACCGACGCCCGCCTGCTGGCCGATGTGGCCGAGGGTTACGACGTGCTCATCGTCGGCGGTGACAAGTGGGCCCAACTCGTCGACCCCGTGTGGTACGGAGGTTCGGAGGCGGCGCGCGACGAGGCGGTGGCCCGCATTCGTCGGATCGTCGTGGCGCCCCGCAGCGCCCATGACCTCACCGGCTACGAGGTGCTCGAGCTGGACGACGTCCACCTGGACGTGTCGGCCACGGCGGCGAGGGCCGGTCGGACCGACTGGATGGCCGCCGAGGCGGCGGAGTTCGACGCGCGCACCGGGGCGTGGAGCGACGCCGAGCGCTACCGTCGCTGGCTTCGGGCCGACGCTGGCGTCGAAGAACGACCGTGACCGCTTCCGCCGAGCGTGCGAACCTGCTCGAGGAACGCATCGGCGACCACTTCGCCGCGCACGGGTACCTGGTCCGCCGCAATGCGTATCTGGATGGGCGGTCGGGCGGCAGGCACGAGGTCGACGTGCTGGCCGAGAAGTCCGACCCGCTGACGACGTTCCGCCTTGCCGTCGAGTGCAAGGCGTGGCAGGCACCCATCGAGAAGGACGCGGTGTCGAAGCTGAGCTACGTGCTCACCGACCTGGGGCTCAACAAGGGCATCATCGTGGCGCTCCACGGCTGGCGCTCCGGTGCCGAGCAGGCCGCGGTAGAGCTCGGGATCGACCTGTGGGGGCCGGCTGAGCTGCACCGGCTGCTCGGGGACGCGGCGGCGCGCCAGCTCGACGTGGGAACGCCGGCCCGGTTGGCGCGCGGCGTCCCCTTCGCCGCACCCGAGGAACGCGCGCTGACGCGGGCGCGCCTGCAGGGAAAAGGTCGGTTCGGCATCCGCACGGTGGAGCAGCTCGTGTGGTTCAAGCCGGTGTGGGTCCCCACCTACGTCGTCGACCTGAGCATCACCTCGCTGGAGGTCCGCTGGGGCAAGGAGCGGTTCGTCACAACCACCGTCACCAACACCTACGAGGCCGTGTCGGGCACCTTTCTGGGCCCGGCGTCGGACGCGGACGGCGATGTCGTCGACATCGACCTCTCCGGAGGGGCCATCAAGCCCGGCGTGCGGGACACCAAGGTGGCGAGCGAGATCCGCCGCGCGTTCGAGCGGTGGGCCGAGGTGCAGCAGGATGCAGCCAAGCTCCGCCACGCCACCGTGCTGGAGGCCCTCGGCGTCCCCGTGCCGTGCCGGCGCGTCACGGTGGACGGCTGTTCCCTGGTCTACATGCCCACCTACGTCGGTTGGCTCCACGCGGGCGCCCATGACCGCGTCGTCGCCGTCGACGGCGTCTCGGGGTCCGTGTCGGCGCCCATGTCGGCCCTTCTCACCTCACACCTCAGTCACGTGCGCAGCTCGCTGCTCGAGGACGCGCCGGACTGATCGAGCCTCTCAGGGCTCGGGGACCCCGATGGGGTTCGGTACGGGCACGCCGCCGGCGCTGACGACGCCGCGGGCGATGGGTCGCAGGAGCTCGGCCAGGCGTTCGGCTCGGCGCTCGCCGAGCCGGCTCCAGGGCGTTTCGGCCAGCCGGTCGGTGCGGTCCTCGATCGCAGCGCGGGTGCCGCGGCCTTCGTCGGTCAGTTGGTGCTGCCCGTCGAGCCAGCCGCGGGCGATCAGCTGATCGGCGGCGGTCTTCCAGTCGTCGTCCGTCCATCCTCGGTTGGGCTGCAGCACATCACGGGAGACCCGCCCGGTCCCGGCCAGGGTGAGGTGCGCCTGGCACCCGTCCACTCCGGCGGCCATCAGGGCAGCCACGTGCCCGTCGCCGCGGTGCTCTCGCAGGCAGGTGGTCGCCTGCCACAACACCATGTGCGGCTCGTCGGGCCAGGCCAGCTCGGCGTTGGCCGCGTAGAGGGGGCGCCCTGGGACGTCAGCCTCCATCGCCGCGGCCTGTGCCAGGTCGGCGGCCTCGGACAAGGCGGGGCTGCCAATTTCGTCGGGAATCAGGCGGCGCAGGGCGTGATCCACGGCGCCTAGGCGGGCATCCAGGACGGCGCCGGGGCTGGCGAAGGACCAAGCATCAGGGATGGCGCGGCGGACCATGTCGGCCTTGAAGTTGTAGAAGGTCGCCACGACGATCCCGGGACCGACCGCGCCCATGGGCGCGCTGCGGCCCGCGAAGTAGCCCATCCAGAAGCCTCGCAGGCCCGCCTCGTCATAGCGGGCCCGCGCCTCCGGCGCGAAGTACAGGACCGAGTGGTACGGCTCGAACAGCCCCCACAGCCGGCGGCTCACCCCACCGCCGCTGCTCAGTGCTTCACCCGCACGCAGAGGAGGGCGATGTCGTCGGCCCGCTGGTCCTCGCCAAGGATGTAGGCCAGCACCATGTTGATGAGCTGACGCGGATCGGCGTGTGATTGGGCGGCCGCCAGCTGGCCCAGGCGATCGAGACCCTCGCTCACCAGGCCGCCGCGCTCCTGAATGAGACCGTCGGTGTAGAAGAGGACCGTCGAGTCGGGACCGAGCTCGATCTCGCCTTCCGAGTACGAGAGCCCACCCATGGCTCCGACGAGCACCGAGCTCGGCTCCTCCAGATAGGTCGCGGTCGGCCCTGGCCCGAGGATCAGCGGCGGCAGATGTCCGGCGTTGCTCCAGCAGAGCCGGCGCGTCGTC
This window harbors:
- a CDS encoding peptidylprolyl isomerase, which codes for MRKVFVLAVGVLALAGAGCNATAPYAAKVNGATISQGDINAELVAIRSDPAYLSQIQSQSQVTGAGQDSFDSTFVAQVLNRQIVFQLVHQEAVRRGITISAQDLSLARADTASALGGTSILGGLPASYQNSLIRHSAEVTALEARLAHVDISPAAMAQYYATHQQGFVQQCVSEILVSTQADAAALRAQIVAGAPFAQVAQTQSQDQASAASGGQLGCGPTGRFVTGFEQAVDALPTGQLSQPVQTQFGWHLIEVTSRQPLSLTQAQPQIRAALLANAQTALTNTLQRDESRASVSINPRYGTYEIRGNQTGIVPPSSPPSSTLNFVPANGSTSVGGAGTPPSATGSTSR
- the mfd gene encoding transcription-repair coupling factor is translated as MSLRSLPGLLRHEDALVDVLGAPGAVVAVPEPARAFALAGLAQLSERHPVLVAVPTGTVAERLAFDLRAYADPDAVETFPAWETLPFERVSPSVETMGRRLRAMWRLRHAGDGTAAGARLIVAPVRALIQRLGARVEDAEPIVVAAGDVLDADDLVERLSHAGYRREYQVEHRGEVAVRGGIVDVFPSTADDPVRIDLWGDEVDRLTAFDVNDQRSMADLERVEIFACRELLPTAAVRDRARLLVGQQPWGRDQWERLAEGLVFDGMESWLPWLAGEEHLLGDLIGPSGQVVLVDPRRMRDRATELIEEEVALAATLAQTWGATDSAEPPGDGAAGAFPRLHLPFERLLAHTAAPVLSVTSAPEAPATPRIAATGWDPVVADASRLAKQLGGLVRDGYSVTVCAEGEGSARRVASILGEEGLAAPMLDGSPSDLAAPGVRIVVQPLDGGFVLPSAKVAVLAEADVTGRRRAHRQARPRARPQEGFFDDLAPGAYVVHHQHGVARYAGMVRRAIGGGERDYLLLEYRGGDKLYVPSDQIDAITPYTGGETPTLHRLGGSEWQRTKARVRASVREIAEELVALYRARITAPGHDFGPDSPWQQELEEAFPYAETPDQARAIVDVKADMEEPVPMDRLVCGDVGFGKTEVAIRAVFKAVQEGRQAAVLVPTTLLAQQHFQTFSDRLAPYPVRVEVLSRFLTTAQARQVVDGLADGSVDLVIGTHRLLSADIKFKNLGLLVVDEEQRFGVSHKEAIKALSTGIDVLTLTATPIPRTLEMSLTGIRDLSLINTPPVERLPILTYVGELDERAVSEAIRRELLREGQVFFVHNLVHDIEATATRLRRLVPEARIAVAHGQMDEGSLEKVVLDFWEGRYDVLVCTTIIESGIDMPTVNTLVVDRADRLGLGQLHQLRGRVGRAGQRAYAYLFFPPERTLTEEAYERLRTIGEHTELGSGFKIAMRDLEIRGAGNLLGSDQSGHIAAVGYDLYVQMVSEAVSDLKGEVRREPAQIKLDLAVDAHLTSDYVAREDLRLEAYRRLAAVTTPTEVEDIRTEWLDRYGPLPPPAEALLAVGRLRAECVRSGVREITVTPARRGGLSGGQAVARLSPVSLKASTQVGLRRRHPGSVYKEDLEQVVVPLPNGVDVPGALVELLGELVPHGSEGGAGDGPPADQQVAGSR
- the pth gene encoding aminoacyl-tRNA hydrolase, yielding MGLGNPGSEFGHTRHNLGADVVSLLAERHGGRLRLTRGSQSLTAEVRVDDRRLALAFPQTYVNESGVAVAGLVRRYGVHDLGRLVVVHDELDLPVGRIRVKLGGGTAGHNGLRSIQSHLHDAGFARVRIGIGKPAGRREGVDHVLGPPRRAERAELDVAVQEAADAVEMILGEGTEAAMRRFNGRREEA
- a CDS encoding 50S ribosomal protein L25, which gives rise to MAEIPIAAEAGRPVGSAESRRLRSAGMVPAVVYGHGVDPLPVAVDAKDLRTALTTDAGLNALLALEVDGSTHLTMAKVVQRHPVRGTVAHVDFQIVRRDEVVTAEVPIVLVGEATLVHRDDGHVDHQLFNIAVHAVPGRIPNVVEVDISGLTIGQTIRVAELGLPTGVTTEVDPEAPVVVGQAPQVSEADLVPEGEEGVAEEGAEPVEGEGAAAADTAAGEAAGSGGEGGRAEGEQGGEG
- a CDS encoding ribose-phosphate diphosphokinase; the encoded protein is MELVPRKRLQLYAGRSHLALAEEIAAHLGMDLGEANLLEFADGEIHCRFGESVRGTDVFIIQTHSGPVNDSIVEQLIMIDAAKRASAKRITAVCPYYGYSRQDRKASGREPITAKLVADMLRVAGVDRVVSVDLHSGQIQGFFDGPVDHLTAMPVLADYLRREGTAGMVIVAPDAGRVKVAERFAQRLDGDLAMVRKRRAKETANEVEAMDVVGPVAGRRCVLIDDIIDTAGTVCAAAELLVDRGAAEVWAMATHGVLSDPALDRLKASPLARVIVTNTLPLAEDRRIDKIEVLSVAKIIADAIDAVFEDTSVSEIFGGENQT
- a CDS encoding NTP transferase domain-containing protein, with amino-acid sequence MRSSKGSRPLSALVLAAGEGTRMRSAQPKPLHLLCGRPMVLRVLDALAELPIRRVVVVVGHGAEGVTKAVQEGAPPAFSLEFVEQHVQRGTGDAAAVGLTGFPDNPDDEQEDGDVVVLPGDAPLLRPPTLAALVRTHRASDAAASLLVARLEDPTGYGRLVRDKDGRIARVVEEGDATEEERAVDEVNTSVYCFRRSVLAPALRRLSPENANGEYYLTDTVAVLHDAGYQISSLVVADPMEAAGVNDRAQLAVAEAELRDRTNERWMRRGVTMHDPERTYIDASVELAADVTLFPGTILQGSTAVATGASVGPDTRLVDCRVGEGSVVEHSVARQADVGADARVGPYAVLEPGCRLAPGTLTGPFFRGGEDEDGG
- a CDS encoding restriction endonuclease, translated to MTASAERANLLEERIGDHFAAHGYLVRRNAYLDGRSGGRHEVDVLAEKSDPLTTFRLAVECKAWQAPIEKDAVSKLSYVLTDLGLNKGIIVALHGWRSGAEQAAVELGIDLWGPAELHRLLGDAAARQLDVGTPARLARGVPFAAPEERALTRARLQGKGRFGIRTVEQLVWFKPVWVPTYVVDLSITSLEVRWGKERFVTTTVTNTYEAVSGTFLGPASDADGDVVDIDLSGGAIKPGVRDTKVASEIRRAFERWAEVQQDAAKLRHATVLEALGVPVPCRRVTVDGCSLVYMPTYVGWLHAGAHDRVVAVDGVSGSVSAPMSALLTSHLSHVRSSLLEDAPD